The following are encoded together in the Misgurnus anguillicaudatus chromosome 14, ASM2758022v2, whole genome shotgun sequence genome:
- the iqsec1b gene encoding IQ motif and SEC7 domain-containing protein 1 isoform X2 — MDGYFAYVGMENPTENPSKAAEYLKELNKIIETQQELLEKQKVRIEELEQQVSDLCQENACLKDQHQRHLATCRLQQQGNSHPTLGAIKENVIQEKNESEGLRISNVSVEGEASGGEVGPSLENSGGYIRGPVSRSAIISGEHFDGQPLYAHEVRQRPRRPKLQHSQSILRKQAEEEAIKRSRSLSESYELSTDLQDKQVEMLERKYGGRFITRHAARTIQTAFRQYQMNKNFERLRSSMSENRMSRRIVLSNMRMQFSFEGPEKVHSSYFEGKQVSLTDDGSKLGALVQSERSEMVPTNMKSPAVQSDFTDAITELEDVFSRQVKSLAESIDDALNCRSLHGDEGQPEPTRGHPNLDQEVTYQVKPSHSSDHRKRDEMTASYSDVTLYIDEEELSSPLPLSQSVERPSSTESDIRLRSLNSSQDYWPLVHKDDKGDTDTSCRSTPSLECQEQRLRIDHLPLLTIEPPSDSSVELSDRSDRSSVKRQNAYDRGITSQQGSPKHIPSHALPPRGPSRDDDAPRHRPRQLESHLAINGTANRQSKSESDFSDGDNDSINSTSNSNDTINCSSESSSRDSLREQTLSKQTYHKETRNSWDSPAFSNDIIRKRHYRIGLNLFNKKPEKGIQYLIERGFVPDTPVGVAHFLLQRKGLSRQMIGEFLGNRQKQFNRDVLDCVVDEMDFSGMELDEALRKFQAHIRVQGEAQKVERLIEAFSQRYCICNPGVVRQFRNPDTIFILAFAIILLNTDMYSPNVKPERKMKLEDFVKNLRGVDDGEDIPREMLVGIYERIRKRELKTNEDHVSQVQKVEKLIVGKKPIGSLHHGLGCVLSLPHRRLVCYCRLFEVPDPNKPQKLGLHQREIFLFNDLLVVTKIFQKKKNSVTYSFRQSFSLYGMQVLLFENQYYPNGVRLTSALPGADIKVLINFNAPNPQDRKKFTDDLRESIAEVQEMEKYRIESELEKQKGVVRPSISQSSGLKKETGNGNLSRTSLDDSYAMGEGLKRSALSSSLRDLSDAGKRGRRSSAGSLDSNMEGSIISSPHIRRRGTSSRDCPSRQQSIPNSSSLLGSLFGTKRGKSPQQPSHPSHPTLISHTPHPTNLHHTAREGVAVTETQAQMHPHHPQFCQMQNPPPYHHHHHYHPPAHIQHPPHQYHPPPGTSSSHSHGPHGHGLHSSHSQHASHHHSQPPAPPPASSSTKPKHSGISTVV, encoded by the exons TGTGGAAGGTGAGGCTTCAGGTGGCGAGGTGGGTCCATCTCTGGAGAACAGCGGTGGTTACATACGAGGGCCGGTGAGCCGCAGCGCCATCATCAGCGGCGAGCATTTTGACGGCCAACCGTTGTATGCTCACGAGGTACGGCAACGTCCACGACGACCCAAGCTCCAGCATTCCCAGTCCATCCTACGGAAACAGGCGGAGGAGGAGGCCATCAAACGGTCCCGATCGCTATCCGAGAGCTATGAGCTTTCCACCGACCTCCAAGACAAACAG GTGGAAATGCTGGAGCGCAAGTATGGGGGGCGCTTTATAACCCGACATGCGGCACGCACAATCCAGACTGCCTTTCGCCAATATCAGATGAACAAGAATTTTGAGCGCCTCAGGAGTTCCATGTCGGAGAATCGTATGTCCAGACGCATAGTTTTGTCCAATATGAGAATGCAGTTTTCTTTTGAAGGACCTGAAAAAGTCCACAGTTCATACTTCGAGGGTAAGCAGGTGTCCCTAACCGATGATGGTTCTAAACTAGGAGCCCTGGTGCAGTCGGAGCGTAGTGAAATGGTCCCCACCAACATGAAGTCCCCAGCTGTCCAGAGTGATTTCACAGACGCCATCACAGAGCTAGAAGATGTTTTTTCTCGACAAGTAAAGTCGCTGGCAGAATCGATAGATGATGCTCTAAACTGTCGCAGCCTACACGGAGACGAGGGTCAGCCTGAGCCAACCAGAGGTCATCCGAACTTAGATCAAGAGGTTACTTACCAAGTCAAACCTTCCCACAGCAGTGACCATCGTAAACGGGATGAGATGACTGCCTCTTACAGCGATGTGACGCTTTATATAGACGAAGAAGAGCTTTCCTCTCCTCTTCCTTTATCGCAATCAGTCGAAAGACCTTCTAGCACAGAGTCAGACATCCGTTTACGTTCTTTAAATTCCTCGCAGGACTATTGGCCTCTGGTTCATAAGGACGATAAAGGCGACACGGACACTAGCTGCCGCAGCACCCCGTCTCTGGAGTGTCAAGAGCAGAGACTGAGGATAGACCACCTCCCCTTACTGACTATCGAACCTCCCAGCGATAGCTCGGTTGAACTAAGCGACCGCTCTGACCGAAGCTCGGTCAAGAGGCAGAACGCTTACGATAGAGGTATCACCAGTCAGCAGGGCAGCCCTAAACACATACCCTCTCACGCGCTCCCACCGAGAGGACCCTCGCGGGATGACGATGCACCTCGGCATCGGCCACGGCAACTTGAGAGCCACCTGGCAATCAACGGCACCGCAAACCGCCAGAGCAAATCCGAGTCCGATTTCTCCGACGGGGATAATGACAGCATCAACAGTACTTCCAATTCCAATGACACCATCAACTGCAGTTCAGAGTCCTCGTCCAGGGATAGCCTTAGAGAGCAGACGCTAAGTAAGCAGACGTATCACAAGGAGACGCGCAACAGCTGGGACTCGCCCGCGTTCAGCAACGATATCATTCGGAAGAGGCACTACCGCATTGGCCTGAATCTTTTTAACAA GAAGCCAGAGAAAGGTATCCAATACCTGATCGAGCGAGGATTTGTTCCAGACACACCTGTGGGTGTTGCCCACTTCTTGTTACAGAGGAAGGGGCTGAGCCGGCAGATGATTGGCGAGTTTTTGGGCAACAGGCAGAAGCAGTTCAACAGAGATGTTCTTGA CTGCGTGGTAGATGAGATGGATTTCTCAGGAATGGAGCTCGACGAAGCCTTAAGAAAATTCCAGGCTCATATCCGGGTACAAGGAGAAGCACAGAAAGTGGAACGACTCATTGAAGCCTTCAG TCAACGCTACTGCATCTGTAACCCAGGAGTGGTGCGTCAGTTTCGGAATCCAGATACCATCTTCATCCTGGCGTTTGCCATTATTCTTCTCAACACGGATATGTACAGTCCGAACGTGAAGCCAGAGAGGAAGATGAAGTTGGAAGACTTTGTCAAGAACCTTCGTG GTGTTGATGATGGAGAGGATATCCCACGAGAGATGCTCGTCGGCATCTACGAGCGAATCCGGAAACGGGAACTTAAGACTAATGAAGACCACGTTTCCCAGGTGCAGAAGGTGGAGAAACTCATTGTTGGAAAGAAGCCG ATTGGATCTCTTCACCATGGCCTTGGATGT GTGCTGTCCCTACCACATCGCAGGTTGGTATGTTACTGCAGGCTGTTTGAAGTCCCGGACCCCAACAAACCTCAGAAGCTGGGTCTCCACCAGAGAGAGATTTTTCTATTCAACGACCTCCTTGTG GTCACTAAGATTTTCCAGAAGAAGAAGAACTCGGTGACGTACAGCTTCAGGCAGTCCTTCTCTCTGTACGGGATGCAGGTGCTTCTGTTTGAAAACCAAT ATTACCCCAATGGAGTGCGTCTCACTTCGGCTCTGCCGGGCGCTGACATCAAGGTTCTCATTAACTTTAACGCCCCCAACCCACAAGACCGTAAGAAGTTTACAGACGACCTGCGGGAGTCCATCGCCGAGGTGCAGGAGATGGAGAAGTACAGAATAGAGT CTGAATTGGAAAAGCAGAAAGGAGTCGTCCGTCCCAGCATTTCCCAGAGCTCAGGTCTGAAGAAAGAGACGGGAAATGGAAATCTAAGTCGCACCAGTCTAGATGACAGTTACGCCATGGGCGAGGGTCTCAAGAGAAGCGCACTCAGCAGCTCCTTACGTGACCTCTCGGATGCAG GCAAACGAGGGCGCCGAAGCAGCGCAGGATCTCTAGACAGCAATATGGAA GGGTCCATCATTAGCAGCCCTCACATACGGCGCCGAGGCACTTCCAGCCGCGACTGCCCCTCCCGTCAGCAGTCCATCCCCAACTCCTCCTCTCTCCTCGGATCGCTTTTCGGCACCAAGCGGGGCAAATCGCCCCAACAACCGTCCCACCCCTCCCACCCGACACTGATCTCTCACACGCCGCACCCCACCAACCTGCACCACACGGCCCGCGAGGGCGTCGCGGTCACCGAGACCCAGGCTCAGATGCACCCGCACCACCCTCAGTTTTGTCAGATGCAGAATCCCCCACCCTACCACCACCACCATCACTACCACCCACCGGCACACATTCAACACCCACCGCACCAGTACCACCCACCGCCCGGCACTTCGTCCTCTCACAGCCACGGCCCTCACGGCCACGGGCTGCACTCCTCTCACTCCCAGCATGCATCTCACCACCACAGCCAACCTCCGGCTCCTCCTCCGGCGTCCAGCAGCACCAAGCCCAAACACAGCGGCATCAGCACTGTGGTTTGA
- the iqsec1b gene encoding IQ motif and SEC7 domain-containing protein 1 isoform X3 has product MFFFSWIYLLKTSSSQAGNALVMLNLMWKYCISVRTISVEGEASGGEVGPSLENSGGYIRGPVSRSAIISGEHFDGQPLYAHEVRQRPRRPKLQHSQSILRKQAEEEAIKRSRSLSESYELSTDLQDKQVEMLERKYGGRFITRHAARTIQTAFRQYQMNKNFERLRSSMSENRMSRRIVLSNMRMQFSFEGPEKVHSSYFEGKQVSLTDDGSKLGALVQSERSEMVPTNMKSPAVQSDFTDAITELEDVFSRQVKSLAESIDDALNCRSLHGDEGQPEPTRGHPNLDQEVTYQVKPSHSSDHRKRDEMTASYSDVTLYIDEEELSSPLPLSQSVERPSSTESDIRLRSLNSSQDYWPLVHKDDKGDTDTSCRSTPSLECQEQRLRIDHLPLLTIEPPSDSSVELSDRSDRSSVKRQNAYDRGITSQQGSPKHIPSHALPPRGPSRDDDAPRHRPRQLESHLAINGTANRQSKSESDFSDGDNDSINSTSNSNDTINCSSESSSRDSLREQTLSKQTYHKETRNSWDSPAFSNDIIRKRHYRIGLNLFNKKPEKGIQYLIERGFVPDTPVGVAHFLLQRKGLSRQMIGEFLGNRQKQFNRDVLDCVVDEMDFSGMELDEALRKFQAHIRVQGEAQKVERLIEAFSQRYCICNPGVVRQFRNPDTIFILAFAIILLNTDMYSPNVKPERKMKLEDFVKNLRGVDDGEDIPREMLVGIYERIRKRELKTNEDHVSQVQKVEKLIVGKKPIGSLHHGLGCVLSLPHRRLVCYCRLFEVPDPNKPQKLGLHQREIFLFNDLLVVTKIFQKKKNSVTYSFRQSFSLYGMQVLLFENQYYPNGVRLTSALPGADIKVLINFNAPNPQDRKKFTDDLRESIAEVQEMEKYRIESELEKQKGVVRPSISQSSGLKKETGNGNLSRTSLDDSYAMGEGLKRSALSSSLRDLSDAGKRGRRSSAGSLDSNMEGSIISSPHIRRRGTSSRDCPSRQQSIPNSSSLLGSLFGTKRGKSPQQPSHPSHPTLISHTPHPTNLHHTAREGVAVTETQAQMHPHHPQFCQMQNPPPYHHHHHYHPPAHIQHPPHQYHPPPGTSSSHSHGPHGHGLHSSHSQHASHHHSQPPAPPPASSSTKPKHSGISTVV; this is encoded by the exons TGTGGAAGGTGAGGCTTCAGGTGGCGAGGTGGGTCCATCTCTGGAGAACAGCGGTGGTTACATACGAGGGCCGGTGAGCCGCAGCGCCATCATCAGCGGCGAGCATTTTGACGGCCAACCGTTGTATGCTCACGAGGTACGGCAACGTCCACGACGACCCAAGCTCCAGCATTCCCAGTCCATCCTACGGAAACAGGCGGAGGAGGAGGCCATCAAACGGTCCCGATCGCTATCCGAGAGCTATGAGCTTTCCACCGACCTCCAAGACAAACAG GTGGAAATGCTGGAGCGCAAGTATGGGGGGCGCTTTATAACCCGACATGCGGCACGCACAATCCAGACTGCCTTTCGCCAATATCAGATGAACAAGAATTTTGAGCGCCTCAGGAGTTCCATGTCGGAGAATCGTATGTCCAGACGCATAGTTTTGTCCAATATGAGAATGCAGTTTTCTTTTGAAGGACCTGAAAAAGTCCACAGTTCATACTTCGAGGGTAAGCAGGTGTCCCTAACCGATGATGGTTCTAAACTAGGAGCCCTGGTGCAGTCGGAGCGTAGTGAAATGGTCCCCACCAACATGAAGTCCCCAGCTGTCCAGAGTGATTTCACAGACGCCATCACAGAGCTAGAAGATGTTTTTTCTCGACAAGTAAAGTCGCTGGCAGAATCGATAGATGATGCTCTAAACTGTCGCAGCCTACACGGAGACGAGGGTCAGCCTGAGCCAACCAGAGGTCATCCGAACTTAGATCAAGAGGTTACTTACCAAGTCAAACCTTCCCACAGCAGTGACCATCGTAAACGGGATGAGATGACTGCCTCTTACAGCGATGTGACGCTTTATATAGACGAAGAAGAGCTTTCCTCTCCTCTTCCTTTATCGCAATCAGTCGAAAGACCTTCTAGCACAGAGTCAGACATCCGTTTACGTTCTTTAAATTCCTCGCAGGACTATTGGCCTCTGGTTCATAAGGACGATAAAGGCGACACGGACACTAGCTGCCGCAGCACCCCGTCTCTGGAGTGTCAAGAGCAGAGACTGAGGATAGACCACCTCCCCTTACTGACTATCGAACCTCCCAGCGATAGCTCGGTTGAACTAAGCGACCGCTCTGACCGAAGCTCGGTCAAGAGGCAGAACGCTTACGATAGAGGTATCACCAGTCAGCAGGGCAGCCCTAAACACATACCCTCTCACGCGCTCCCACCGAGAGGACCCTCGCGGGATGACGATGCACCTCGGCATCGGCCACGGCAACTTGAGAGCCACCTGGCAATCAACGGCACCGCAAACCGCCAGAGCAAATCCGAGTCCGATTTCTCCGACGGGGATAATGACAGCATCAACAGTACTTCCAATTCCAATGACACCATCAACTGCAGTTCAGAGTCCTCGTCCAGGGATAGCCTTAGAGAGCAGACGCTAAGTAAGCAGACGTATCACAAGGAGACGCGCAACAGCTGGGACTCGCCCGCGTTCAGCAACGATATCATTCGGAAGAGGCACTACCGCATTGGCCTGAATCTTTTTAACAA GAAGCCAGAGAAAGGTATCCAATACCTGATCGAGCGAGGATTTGTTCCAGACACACCTGTGGGTGTTGCCCACTTCTTGTTACAGAGGAAGGGGCTGAGCCGGCAGATGATTGGCGAGTTTTTGGGCAACAGGCAGAAGCAGTTCAACAGAGATGTTCTTGA CTGCGTGGTAGATGAGATGGATTTCTCAGGAATGGAGCTCGACGAAGCCTTAAGAAAATTCCAGGCTCATATCCGGGTACAAGGAGAAGCACAGAAAGTGGAACGACTCATTGAAGCCTTCAG TCAACGCTACTGCATCTGTAACCCAGGAGTGGTGCGTCAGTTTCGGAATCCAGATACCATCTTCATCCTGGCGTTTGCCATTATTCTTCTCAACACGGATATGTACAGTCCGAACGTGAAGCCAGAGAGGAAGATGAAGTTGGAAGACTTTGTCAAGAACCTTCGTG GTGTTGATGATGGAGAGGATATCCCACGAGAGATGCTCGTCGGCATCTACGAGCGAATCCGGAAACGGGAACTTAAGACTAATGAAGACCACGTTTCCCAGGTGCAGAAGGTGGAGAAACTCATTGTTGGAAAGAAGCCG ATTGGATCTCTTCACCATGGCCTTGGATGT GTGCTGTCCCTACCACATCGCAGGTTGGTATGTTACTGCAGGCTGTTTGAAGTCCCGGACCCCAACAAACCTCAGAAGCTGGGTCTCCACCAGAGAGAGATTTTTCTATTCAACGACCTCCTTGTG GTCACTAAGATTTTCCAGAAGAAGAAGAACTCGGTGACGTACAGCTTCAGGCAGTCCTTCTCTCTGTACGGGATGCAGGTGCTTCTGTTTGAAAACCAAT ATTACCCCAATGGAGTGCGTCTCACTTCGGCTCTGCCGGGCGCTGACATCAAGGTTCTCATTAACTTTAACGCCCCCAACCCACAAGACCGTAAGAAGTTTACAGACGACCTGCGGGAGTCCATCGCCGAGGTGCAGGAGATGGAGAAGTACAGAATAGAGT CTGAATTGGAAAAGCAGAAAGGAGTCGTCCGTCCCAGCATTTCCCAGAGCTCAGGTCTGAAGAAAGAGACGGGAAATGGAAATCTAAGTCGCACCAGTCTAGATGACAGTTACGCCATGGGCGAGGGTCTCAAGAGAAGCGCACTCAGCAGCTCCTTACGTGACCTCTCGGATGCAG GCAAACGAGGGCGCCGAAGCAGCGCAGGATCTCTAGACAGCAATATGGAA GGGTCCATCATTAGCAGCCCTCACATACGGCGCCGAGGCACTTCCAGCCGCGACTGCCCCTCCCGTCAGCAGTCCATCCCCAACTCCTCCTCTCTCCTCGGATCGCTTTTCGGCACCAAGCGGGGCAAATCGCCCCAACAACCGTCCCACCCCTCCCACCCGACACTGATCTCTCACACGCCGCACCCCACCAACCTGCACCACACGGCCCGCGAGGGCGTCGCGGTCACCGAGACCCAGGCTCAGATGCACCCGCACCACCCTCAGTTTTGTCAGATGCAGAATCCCCCACCCTACCACCACCACCATCACTACCACCCACCGGCACACATTCAACACCCACCGCACCAGTACCACCCACCGCCCGGCACTTCGTCCTCTCACAGCCACGGCCCTCACGGCCACGGGCTGCACTCCTCTCACTCCCAGCATGCATCTCACCACCACAGCCAACCTCCGGCTCCTCCTCCGGCGTCCAGCAGCACCAAGCCCAAACACAGCGGCATCAGCACTGTGGTTTGA
- the iqsec1b gene encoding IQ motif and SEC7 domain-containing protein 1 isoform X5 codes for MACHRYHFVEGEASGGEVGPSLENSGGYIRGPVSRSAIISGEHFDGQPLYAHEVRQRPRRPKLQHSQSILRKQAEEEAIKRSRSLSESYELSTDLQDKQVEMLERKYGGRFITRHAARTIQTAFRQYQMNKNFERLRSSMSENRMSRRIVLSNMRMQFSFEGPEKVHSSYFEGKQVSLTDDGSKLGALVQSERSEMVPTNMKSPAVQSDFTDAITELEDVFSRQVKSLAESIDDALNCRSLHGDEGQPEPTRGHPNLDQEVTYQVKPSHSSDHRKRDEMTASYSDVTLYIDEEELSSPLPLSQSVERPSSTESDIRLRSLNSSQDYWPLVHKDDKGDTDTSCRSTPSLECQEQRLRIDHLPLLTIEPPSDSSVELSDRSDRSSVKRQNAYDRGITSQQGSPKHIPSHALPPRGPSRDDDAPRHRPRQLESHLAINGTANRQSKSESDFSDGDNDSINSTSNSNDTINCSSESSSRDSLREQTLSKQTYHKETRNSWDSPAFSNDIIRKRHYRIGLNLFNKKPEKGIQYLIERGFVPDTPVGVAHFLLQRKGLSRQMIGEFLGNRQKQFNRDVLDCVVDEMDFSGMELDEALRKFQAHIRVQGEAQKVERLIEAFSQRYCICNPGVVRQFRNPDTIFILAFAIILLNTDMYSPNVKPERKMKLEDFVKNLRGVDDGEDIPREMLVGIYERIRKRELKTNEDHVSQVQKVEKLIVGKKPIGSLHHGLGCVLSLPHRRLVCYCRLFEVPDPNKPQKLGLHQREIFLFNDLLVVTKIFQKKKNSVTYSFRQSFSLYGMQVLLFENQYYPNGVRLTSALPGADIKVLINFNAPNPQDRKKFTDDLRESIAEVQEMEKYRIESELEKQKGVVRPSISQSSGLKKETGNGNLSRTSLDDSYAMGEGLKRSALSSSLRDLSDAGKRGRRSSAGSLDSNMEGSIISSPHIRRRGTSSRDCPSRQQSIPNSSSLLGSLFGTKRGKSPQQPSHPSHPTLISHTPHPTNLHHTAREGVAVTETQAQMHPHHPQFCQMQNPPPYHHHHHYHPPAHIQHPPHQYHPPPGTSSSHSHGPHGHGLHSSHSQHASHHHSQPPAPPPASSSTKPKHSGISTVV; via the exons TGTGGAAGGTGAGGCTTCAGGTGGCGAGGTGGGTCCATCTCTGGAGAACAGCGGTGGTTACATACGAGGGCCGGTGAGCCGCAGCGCCATCATCAGCGGCGAGCATTTTGACGGCCAACCGTTGTATGCTCACGAGGTACGGCAACGTCCACGACGACCCAAGCTCCAGCATTCCCAGTCCATCCTACGGAAACAGGCGGAGGAGGAGGCCATCAAACGGTCCCGATCGCTATCCGAGAGCTATGAGCTTTCCACCGACCTCCAAGACAAACAG GTGGAAATGCTGGAGCGCAAGTATGGGGGGCGCTTTATAACCCGACATGCGGCACGCACAATCCAGACTGCCTTTCGCCAATATCAGATGAACAAGAATTTTGAGCGCCTCAGGAGTTCCATGTCGGAGAATCGTATGTCCAGACGCATAGTTTTGTCCAATATGAGAATGCAGTTTTCTTTTGAAGGACCTGAAAAAGTCCACAGTTCATACTTCGAGGGTAAGCAGGTGTCCCTAACCGATGATGGTTCTAAACTAGGAGCCCTGGTGCAGTCGGAGCGTAGTGAAATGGTCCCCACCAACATGAAGTCCCCAGCTGTCCAGAGTGATTTCACAGACGCCATCACAGAGCTAGAAGATGTTTTTTCTCGACAAGTAAAGTCGCTGGCAGAATCGATAGATGATGCTCTAAACTGTCGCAGCCTACACGGAGACGAGGGTCAGCCTGAGCCAACCAGAGGTCATCCGAACTTAGATCAAGAGGTTACTTACCAAGTCAAACCTTCCCACAGCAGTGACCATCGTAAACGGGATGAGATGACTGCCTCTTACAGCGATGTGACGCTTTATATAGACGAAGAAGAGCTTTCCTCTCCTCTTCCTTTATCGCAATCAGTCGAAAGACCTTCTAGCACAGAGTCAGACATCCGTTTACGTTCTTTAAATTCCTCGCAGGACTATTGGCCTCTGGTTCATAAGGACGATAAAGGCGACACGGACACTAGCTGCCGCAGCACCCCGTCTCTGGAGTGTCAAGAGCAGAGACTGAGGATAGACCACCTCCCCTTACTGACTATCGAACCTCCCAGCGATAGCTCGGTTGAACTAAGCGACCGCTCTGACCGAAGCTCGGTCAAGAGGCAGAACGCTTACGATAGAGGTATCACCAGTCAGCAGGGCAGCCCTAAACACATACCCTCTCACGCGCTCCCACCGAGAGGACCCTCGCGGGATGACGATGCACCTCGGCATCGGCCACGGCAACTTGAGAGCCACCTGGCAATCAACGGCACCGCAAACCGCCAGAGCAAATCCGAGTCCGATTTCTCCGACGGGGATAATGACAGCATCAACAGTACTTCCAATTCCAATGACACCATCAACTGCAGTTCAGAGTCCTCGTCCAGGGATAGCCTTAGAGAGCAGACGCTAAGTAAGCAGACGTATCACAAGGAGACGCGCAACAGCTGGGACTCGCCCGCGTTCAGCAACGATATCATTCGGAAGAGGCACTACCGCATTGGCCTGAATCTTTTTAACAA GAAGCCAGAGAAAGGTATCCAATACCTGATCGAGCGAGGATTTGTTCCAGACACACCTGTGGGTGTTGCCCACTTCTTGTTACAGAGGAAGGGGCTGAGCCGGCAGATGATTGGCGAGTTTTTGGGCAACAGGCAGAAGCAGTTCAACAGAGATGTTCTTGA CTGCGTGGTAGATGAGATGGATTTCTCAGGAATGGAGCTCGACGAAGCCTTAAGAAAATTCCAGGCTCATATCCGGGTACAAGGAGAAGCACAGAAAGTGGAACGACTCATTGAAGCCTTCAG TCAACGCTACTGCATCTGTAACCCAGGAGTGGTGCGTCAGTTTCGGAATCCAGATACCATCTTCATCCTGGCGTTTGCCATTATTCTTCTCAACACGGATATGTACAGTCCGAACGTGAAGCCAGAGAGGAAGATGAAGTTGGAAGACTTTGTCAAGAACCTTCGTG GTGTTGATGATGGAGAGGATATCCCACGAGAGATGCTCGTCGGCATCTACGAGCGAATCCGGAAACGGGAACTTAAGACTAATGAAGACCACGTTTCCCAGGTGCAGAAGGTGGAGAAACTCATTGTTGGAAAGAAGCCG ATTGGATCTCTTCACCATGGCCTTGGATGT GTGCTGTCCCTACCACATCGCAGGTTGGTATGTTACTGCAGGCTGTTTGAAGTCCCGGACCCCAACAAACCTCAGAAGCTGGGTCTCCACCAGAGAGAGATTTTTCTATTCAACGACCTCCTTGTG GTCACTAAGATTTTCCAGAAGAAGAAGAACTCGGTGACGTACAGCTTCAGGCAGTCCTTCTCTCTGTACGGGATGCAGGTGCTTCTGTTTGAAAACCAAT ATTACCCCAATGGAGTGCGTCTCACTTCGGCTCTGCCGGGCGCTGACATCAAGGTTCTCATTAACTTTAACGCCCCCAACCCACAAGACCGTAAGAAGTTTACAGACGACCTGCGGGAGTCCATCGCCGAGGTGCAGGAGATGGAGAAGTACAGAATAGAGT CTGAATTGGAAAAGCAGAAAGGAGTCGTCCGTCCCAGCATTTCCCAGAGCTCAGGTCTGAAGAAAGAGACGGGAAATGGAAATCTAAGTCGCACCAGTCTAGATGACAGTTACGCCATGGGCGAGGGTCTCAAGAGAAGCGCACTCAGCAGCTCCTTACGTGACCTCTCGGATGCAG GCAAACGAGGGCGCCGAAGCAGCGCAGGATCTCTAGACAGCAATATGGAA GGGTCCATCATTAGCAGCCCTCACATACGGCGCCGAGGCACTTCCAGCCGCGACTGCCCCTCCCGTCAGCAGTCCATCCCCAACTCCTCCTCTCTCCTCGGATCGCTTTTCGGCACCAAGCGGGGCAAATCGCCCCAACAACCGTCCCACCCCTCCCACCCGACACTGATCTCTCACACGCCGCACCCCACCAACCTGCACCACACGGCCCGCGAGGGCGTCGCGGTCACCGAGACCCAGGCTCAGATGCACCCGCACCACCCTCAGTTTTGTCAGATGCAGAATCCCCCACCCTACCACCACCACCATCACTACCACCCACCGGCACACATTCAACACCCACCGCACCAGTACCACCCACCGCCCGGCACTTCGTCCTCTCACAGCCACGGCCCTCACGGCCACGGGCTGCACTCCTCTCACTCCCAGCATGCATCTCACCACCACAGCCAACCTCCGGCTCCTCCTCCGGCGTCCAGCAGCACCAAGCCCAAACACAGCGGCATCAGCACTGTGGTTTGA